The Gossypium arboreum isolate Shixiya-1 chromosome 2, ASM2569848v2, whole genome shotgun sequence region cttaatttgaaatttgggactaaattgaataaattgcaaaacttgtgttctagaagtattttgcataaaattgaattagattattaattagaggtccttaaagagaattttaccaatttctaagtctatggacaaaattggacatggatggaattttggaaagtttagtagtaagggcattttggtcatttagggtaaaatgaattaaaatacaaaattaaagccaattttgctcatcttcaaccccatggccgaatatagcaaggagaaaccatggctagggttttcaagcttccaagctcgattgtaagtccgttctagcctcgtttttaatgattttacgttttggagtccctagctcgatttagcttatgctagcaataatttaacctagggtttatatttggaaaaatacccataggtgaaatttgtgtattttggtgttttatgatagaatatgaggttttaaattatgttagacaacttgtgctactcggttttaagtgaaaacgagcaaaagggcttaatcggtaaaaatacctaatagtcataagtacatgttagagtgagaatttgatgttgccatagaaggaaaaatgatcagcatgtcataaaacataagaaaataggctgaattttaatttacgagctttggggcaaaagtgtaaatatgcaaaagtttagggcaaaattgtaatttttccaaaatatgattttgggtcaatttgaataatgtgagtcctaattagactatattttaaatgatagagcaaggaaaactgaaattggctaaaatggggaaaataccaagttgtggacgaaatggtaaaatagccattttcgcatacgaggtaagttcatatgtaaatgttggtaacatagttattattttaaatgttttaatgtttttaaatgatatgataattattatgaaatattatacttgtgataattgtttgataatatgtcaaattatgtgatatacttggaaaatatgaaatactaccgagtatcagtatcggcattccgtagaagatggttgagacacatgattgggaaaaaggtccgttgaaccttaggaatggattaggatacaagtgacatgtcactgggatatttgggcatccgaactcgttgagttgagtccgagttcgtgagatgtaactaggcatccgaactcgttgagttgagtccgagttcacttatggatgcgaacgccgagctcgttgagttgagtccgagttcacttatgggcgggttacatggtagcttggctacatatgtggcacttatgtgcaaactttccatgtatccgaattatattcgatgtgttcaacggtaaagttctactcaaatggaggaatactcaagatgaaagggacgcattggtaagtgttgtgaaatggatactttgaacaggtatgtacttaaccctcgggttgaaaactcgatataacaacaatatggtaagatgataaatgaaaaggtgatatgaatgtcttggtgatgattatgcaaatgatgttttatgtttgcttatatggttatgttacttgctatttgcatgtgagcttactaagcatttatgcttactcctccttttcattccttgtagtgttgacaagccagctcggaaatcggaaacggtcggaggcacgccacactatccgtataccatcttggcataatggcttgtatattttgagtatggcatgtatagcattataatcattttatatgtatggtcttatgatatggttattgagtggtatggaaatagaaatgcttggtaatgattagccattggaatggctaatcatgatcatatttggtattatgtatgtcaaattgctagctaatccatggaaaccatgaaataggtaaaatttaccataaaatagattcagacagcagcaatgacgtgagtttgaaaaatcactaaaaatagtagaaatggaattaaataataaataagttatggaatcgaatcttgatgagtctattttcatatggaataagcaaaacaggtatatgagctatattttatgagatgtttaaatttttgtgaaacagggccagagcgatttctggatcccctgttctgaatttggaaattcaccataaattttacaaagataattagaagtcacgctttatatgtacagattccttattgagtctagttttattagagacaaacggcatagtcattgaaggtctgtatagggagatatctgattcgtaatacacagaggtcagagtagttgaaccctgaaacagggagactttaactaataaactgtactaattggcccaaccaaaattctagaaaaaatttgtagatatatatatgagtctagtttcaggaaaaatttacggaatttgatttcgagtttcgtaactcgagaaatgatttttaaagcgactgtgatgcagttagccagcttgtctggaaattttaaaatgaattgtatgagctgtttaattaatgaattaagtccgttaacacctcgtgttcgactccggcaacggtctcgggtacggggtgttacaacacgggcgtgtgccatggccgtgtgaccttattttggtgCTGACATCATAGACAGAGAGTTGCACGGcctaaggacacaggcgtgtcaagagcacacgggcatgtctccttcgtcacacgggcgtgtgactctgtaTTAAAGAAAATTTCCCAAGTTTTTCTAAAGCTTTGGGTTTGGTCTTGAACTAttttccaatgtatgttttggacctcgtaggtccatgcAAGGGACGTTTCGTATATGTTTGAATGActtttgaaataaaagaaattttatagcctagTTTTGCATGAACATTTGTATgcatgttcggtaatgcctcgtaccctatcccggcctcgagtacgggtaaggggtgttacaacagcctttcacacgggcatgtgacccttgttttacaccttttcccattcttttctaaaatGTTTCACTTCAGTCATTGATTGTTTCCAGGTTGATTTTAGAGCTTTTGTAAACTTGATTTAAGCTCGAAATTGTATGCaaaacatgtttgattgaataattgaaatatgacGATAGTTTTATCGaatttttgaattaaattcacatgtttctgttctttttattattattgcacCCCATAATCCGATTCTAACAATAGagacaggtgaggggtgttacatttacaaaATCAAATCTTATCAAATTACAAATCTTCTAAGATTACTTATTTACCAAGATAGCCTTGATTTTCCATAAGTACTTCATTGGACCACCAAAGCTTCAAGTAGATGGGCTTCTTCACATGTTCCATGAATCGGGCCAATTTAAGTGGGTCGAATGAGCCCTATTTAATCGATTGACCTTCATGAAATGCTCTTTGCGCAATCATCACGGGCTTTGATCCGCGACTCGTGACATTAATATTATCGAAACTCATTATCAATAAAATCTATTACTATCAAACTTAATCTCACTAAAATACCTATAATGACATTTTGCAATTAACTTAACCTTTTGAAAATCTATAACATGAGTAAGTAATACCACGCCTTAAAAATCAAGGTATGAAAACAACTTAATTACCTTATCTAATTTAGGTCCGAATTTGAAGAAACTTCaagcttttctttctctttctcctATTCGGTGCTAAGGAAAAagatggattttttttttttatctctcccactaatagttttatatatatatttagattaacaatttaattaacataattaatcATGTTTACCTTACTAATTTAAgactattatatattataattataatatgaAGGTTAAGTggatttaatcatcacattttaCTAACCCATTAAttaataatgattaaataattttAGGTCCTTTGGTTAATTGCAAATCAAGTCCCcatgtattttttaatttaaagttTAATAGTGATTacattcttacaatttaattctTGAACCACTCAATTTAATTACCCGACCACCCACTAATATATTTTCATACTAAAAGAAAAATCATTCTATTCATAATTTCACAGTTTAGTTTACGGAATTAGATTCGAGACCACATTTTTCTATACCGACTAAAATCAAATCATTACACATTTATTTAAATCTAAAattgttaaatatatatttatacattcatatcaaaatttatcTTTTGTGttcgtttttatttatttaatatttaccatAAATCAATATTTAAAAGCAATTTTACTTACAAAGAAAAGAATTCAACATGTTAATAAATTAAGTAGTTCACCTCATCTTTGGGTCTTAAACCTTACAAAACTAATATGATAaacatgaattttaaattttaatatcatttatgtAATAAATTTGAACTATGAACTACGAATCAAAACTGACAGCTGCAAATTTAAACTCAAATAAGAAATTACATGAAGTTGATCACTGGAACTAGTAATAAACTAAAGAAAAAATTCGCTCAAATCTATTCCAGCTCTCAATCACCAAAGCAAGAAAAACtcagaaaatttagaaaaaaaattggaAGGTTTTTAAACTACTTCTCTCGATAGCAACAAGTTACTCTATTTGTTTATCATTCATTAACCTAGTTACACCAAAATTCCCTGAACCAATATCCTTAACAAGTTCATAACAATCACTATCATGCATGATTAGCATATCCATCTCTGGTCTCACTTTTAAGTGTTGACCGATCCACTGTAAGTGAGAGTTTGAATTATTTTCCATTGTGTTTTTCGGCCTAAATGTAGCTGCTCTTAGAATTCCTGAGATAAAGGGTTATCTTAATGGAGTTGACATTCCTGACATGTTTGGTGCTCCACCATTGCTTTTATATAAGAAAAGAGAGGAGATGGATGGAGAGGTGGAGAGGGTTTTGGAGCCAAGTGACCGAGAGGGTTCGGACGATAGATGATAAAATAAAGAAACTCaaaagtttaatttttaaaataataatattatttaacataAAATGTCATTTCTGTTtagattttaacatttttatcaaaaGAACCTTACTATATATCTAAATTATAAACTTTTTATTTAAAtgtctaaaataaataattttatagttaaataattACTTATATAATTTACCCTTAAAATAAATTATCGAGAGGGAAAGGTAGGGAGGGACAATGCAAGGCAACTGCCGAAGGCAAGATAAAGAAACTGGTCTTGCAGCCAACTGATCATGTTTTGAATGACCTGGTTTTAATAGTTTCTATTACCCTTAtttaccaaaaataaataaagaaattgcCCACGCTATTTTCTTTTTTCACTACTATTTATCGGCTAAGCTCTGGAAAAGGGAAGAAAAGACTAATCAAATTCAAGCTCCATGATTTCACTTCTCCTCCTGTTCAAAACTCTCACTCTTTTCAACTCCTAAACGCCTTAAGCCCCTAATATACAAgcgaagaagaaaaaaataaaccATTTTCCTTTCCGATTCGCTGCCACGTACTTGTTCGTCCATTGATTTATACAAGGAAGCTCCTGCTGCCATGGCCCGGGACATGATCATCGAGGTCACCACCAATGGGGGTTTACCGGATCATCTCCGCCACCACCATCCTCACTCTCTCCAACAACAGCAGCAAATGATCTTGGGCGAAAGCAGCGGCGATGACCCAGAAGTCAAAGCCCCGAAGAAACGAGCCGAGACCTGGGTCCAAGACGAAACCCGAAGCCTTATCGGTTTCCGGAAGGAAATGGACGGCCGTTTCAATACTTCTAAATCGAACAAGCACCTTTGGGAGAAGATATCAGCTATGATGAGGAAGAAAGGGTTCGATCGATCCCCAACTATGTGTACGGACAAGTGGAGGAACTTGTTGAAGGAGTTTAAGAAAGCTAAGCATCAAGATAGAGGGAGCGGTTCAGTCAAGATAACCTATAAGGAAATTGAAGAGATTTTAAGGGAGAGGACAAAGAAGCCTTATAAGGCTCCAACTCCTCCTCCCAAGCTTGATTCCTTTATGCATTTCTCTGATAAGGGTTTATGTACTACTTTTGACTTCTTTTTTGCCCTTTTCATTTTGCATTTAAAGAGTCcgaacttttattgatgatttgctGTTACTATGGTTGATGGGGCTTTCTCTTTAAATCCTTTATTTGGATTTAAGAATCCGTTTTTGAGTTATATAGCTTTAATGATTTTCCCTTCTTGTTCAAAAAGCctgtaatttttcaaatttaagttGTTATTGAGTTACTAAGAGTGGTATAGTGAATTGTTGAGAACAGAAATTAATTTTGGTGTCTAATAACTTTGAGTGGCATTTTTTTAATGGTTGTGGTGACTGCTTTATAAGAGGGGTTTTCTTCAACCTTCATGAAAGCTGCTGCTTTAAAATTCAATTACAAAATAATTGGTTGACATGATTTTGGATTCATTTATTGAAAAtctattaatatatttaattatttcgaAATCTAGAATACCGTTTTGAAAGAAGTAGGGAAATAGTATGTTTAAATCTTATATGTGGCCTACTGTTTCCTCTGTTTCTTATGCGGTTTGATCCATTTTCCAATGCCTTCATTTTACTTTTACAAGGTTTATCAGGTTTGATCTTCTTTCAGACATGAAACCTTGATGTCGCATTTCGCATTTCTTCATGAAAGTAGTACATAAGTTTTCTTCTCCTGCTTTTGGAGATTTAAATGTCTATTCTTTCTTACTCTCTCCCTTCTGTTAGCAGACTAGCATGGTGTTCATTTGAGCTACCTGATGGCTTATTGCCACGTATATTCGGTTTTTCTTTTACCATGACTTTAATAGTTATCACCATTATGTTCGGACTCTTGCAGGTTTTGAGGATACCAGCATAACATTTGGTCCTCTTGAAGGTATGTTGTTGCTGCTGTTACGTAAGTTTGCTGTCTTCTGGTTTATCTTGATTTTAGTTTCATTGCTTTAGAAGCTTGTTGTAATATTTGTCCTCAAGTTAATTTGGATAATTCTTAGAATTATTGGTGCAGTGTCATTAATCTTATTAACCCTATGCCCTTCGTCAACTTCTTGCTCGATTCAATATGAGGCATAATTAGAGAAGAGTATTCCTATCTTGAAAGCACCATGATATTCTTTTCAGAAAAAAGGCACCACAGTACGTGCATATTTTTCATAAGACCAGTAACGTTATTTATCGCATTAGTCTGGGAACCTTTAAGTATCACCCTCTATTTATTCATCTGTTAAATTGAATTTACTTAAAAATAAAACTGAACAGTCACACTTTTTTCCCTCGTAACCTTTCTTTTCAGCATTTTTAACCAAGATGGACAGCCTTGCTTGTTACTTTCCCCTTCATTTTCAACCCCTTGCAATTAATTCTAACCTTTTAATTTCAGTGACAGTGTCACTAGCCTTGCGAGCCCAACATACCACCTGCTCCCACCCAGGATTAGTTCTTCCGATAGTGAGACAGCATGTACTGACACTTTCTTACTCTAATGCTATCCTTATTTCTTTGAAACAGCGTGCTGATAGAACCTGTTGGTTATCTACACTTTCTTACTCTAATATTATTCTTTCTTTCATGTAGCATTCAAATGATATCAGATGGAAAATGTTCTCCCTAACAAGGTCTCTTCCTAGAGCGCCATTACCCATTAGTATCTCCTGACAGTACTTATCTTTCCATTTGAGCTAGTGGATGAAATTTAATCCATCACTGGGGTTTATAAGCATGCGATCTTATGCCTTATACTATTTTTCAGTCCCAATGCTAATTTTGTTTTACTAGGAATTTTAAGAATTTGGTGTTAAAAAATGAAAAGAACATCGATTTGACATGTTCATGTGCTTCCACGTTGAATCGATAGTTAAGTTAAAAAGAAATATTATGTACTCAAAATAATTGCTGCCTCATTTGAGGTCAACAACTTTTTATTGCAGTGAGTAGTATTTCATTTATTCAGAATAGACATTCTCTGTTATCCATGTTGCCCTTTTCTGAACTTTAAAAATGTTGTTCATGCTTTCTGGTATGCAGCTAGTGGTAGGCCAGCACTTAATCTTGAACAAGGTTtagatcatgatggacatcctcTTGCCATCACCACAGCCAATGCAGTTGCAGTCAGTGGAGTTCCTCCTTGGAATTGGAGAGAGACCCCTGGAAATGGTAAGTCTGTTACAGTTTCTGATGATCCTATTCCCCCTCCCCCCCGcctcaaataaaataaaagattgcTTTGCACGTAAAGCGCAGGTGTTCTGACGGTGCATTATATGTATCTTTTCCATTGCAGTTCCTCAACTGAATGTGGTTGTGTTAAACGTGCTTGATTATGAGCATTGACTCTCAATCTTGTCTGTGATGAAAATTTTAATCTTGATCAAAATATTTATATCGACTTCTCTTCCACACCCTTTTTGGTAGGTGGAGATCGTCTGCCATATGGAGGCAGGGTTATAACGGTTAAGTATAGGGACTACGCCCAAAGGATTGGTATCGATGGTACTGCTGAAGCCATCAGAGAGGCAATTAAATCTGCTTTTAGATTGAGAACTAAGCGTGCATTTTGGTTGGAGGATGAAGATCATATAATTCGTAGTCTCGACAGGGAAATGCCTTTAGGGAATTATACACTCCATCTTGATGAAGGTCAGTACATACTCAACAAATtctaacaaaataatttctattATAATTGGTCTCATAAAATTATAATAGATTAAAATTCCCACTCTGGATAATGTAATACTCTTCAGTCTACAAAGCATGTGTAAGGATAAAATTCATGGATCTCTAACCTTCCCAAGATCCCCACAATGTGAAAGCCTTAATAATGAATAGTTGCTGAAGGTCTTGGCCACCCTTAACCTTGCCAAGATATTGCCTGCACTTAATAATGCATAGTTGCTTTCACATGAAATACATAGCACAAACCTTAAGCCAGCACCTTCATGTTACTATTAAACATACCTGCAGACATTTTTTGTCAGTGGTAGGAGAAAtaacaaggtttttttttttgtgtgtgtgtgtgtgttcaaATACCTTCGATCAGGTTTGGCTGTGAAAGTGTGCCTTTACGATGTGTCAGATCATATACCAGTACACACAGAGGAGAAGATTTTTTACACAGAAGATGATTACCGTGAATATCTAGTCTTTCGAGGGTACGTAGGTCTCAAAGAGATTGATGGATACAGAAACATTAATAGTATGGATGACCTTCAAACTAATACTATATACCGAGGTGTTAGCTGAAAGCTGTTGCATCTCGAAGGTCTATATAACAGAGTTGCGTTGCCTTGACATAAGTGAGCATATGGGGTTCTAAGATTTGCTCTGGTGCTTTCTGAAGATTGTGATTATGTTGTTTGCATCATTACCACTTACTAAACATGAACCCCATAACTCTTGCTGTCGGTAGCATGTTGTTCTttatacgtgatattcgtgataggttttaaatatttataatgaatcgttcttaaaactaactattatcacgatgaaggtaagtgtacctatcgaacagtagtatagctttagcaagaccggattatcgaacccaaaggaactaaaagtactagtatcaactttctttttattatctagcctaaaaaaataaaagggttttgtttatctaactaattaattaaactaagaaatcacagaaaagaaatttggggaaaatactttttggaaaattcgattgattaagacgaTACCTAAAGAAAATtcacctaaacttcacttgttatttgactctgaatcagacgatttattcattcaacttgttccgtaaagattcctaagttatattattatctctcttgagactaataacgtctaaccctagattgaataattaaaatctctttctaattaatgccctagggttgtattaacttgatctatggatctccttattaggtttcattctatctctaggtgcgcaaccaattccgcttaattatgacaaatttactcttagacagggtctattcctcctctgaataagagtttaacttgaatcaatatcctaaaatatcaaaacaagaattaagaacatataattaagaacaagtcaaatatttatcatacaattcaaataataataacaagatctgtcttaggttttattccccttaagTATtgaggggttttagttcatactaatgaaagaacacatctcaaaagaataaaaataacaaaacataagaaaacccaaaactcctgagagaatttgaagggagatcttcagttttgatagtgaatccggcttctgagatggatcaatcgactttccttgagcaattcttTGTTTCCTTCTGTGCATCCccttttttctcctcttctagaatgtatttataggctttggaatgcctaagagccctcaaaagtggccttttccgaataggactctgcttgggctcaacagggacatgcccgtgtgcgattacttcaggtcatagtcaagcctgttaaataggcacggacgtgtggtttacctgtgtgagtcgtgcttcgattctgctaaattgacacgaccgtgtggtctgcccgtgtgaggaagtccaggacgtgttaatttcgtacgttggcccattttctccatttttggcccgtttctcattcctttcactctcctatactcacctgagtataaaacatgaaattaagacattaggagcattgaatttaccaaatttaagaaaaaatcatccataaaatgtgctaagcataggatagaaatatgtatgaattacgatttatcaattCTCTTAGATATTCACTCCAGTACCGTACCTGTTCAT contains the following coding sequences:
- the LOC108461532 gene encoding trihelix transcription factor GT-1-like, whose protein sequence is MARDMIIEVTTNGGLPDHLRHHHPHSLQQQQQMILGESSGDDPEVKAPKKRAETWVQDETRSLIGFRKEMDGRFNTSKSNKHLWEKISAMMRKKGFDRSPTMCTDKWRNLLKEFKKAKHQDRGSGSVKITYKEIEEILRERTKKPYKAPTPPPKLDSFMHFSDKGLCFEDTSITFGPLEASGRPALNLEQGLDHDGHPLAITTANAVAVSGVPPWNWRETPGNGGDRLPYGGRVITVKYRDYAQRIGIDGTAEAIREAIKSAFRLRTKRAFWLEDEDHIIRSLDREMPLGNYTLHLDEGLAVKVCLYDVSDHIPVHTEEKIFYTEDDYREYLVFRGYVGLKEIDGYRNINSMDDLQTNTIYRGVS